Proteins encoded by one window of Yersinia massiliensis:
- the pyrG gene encoding glutamine hydrolyzing CTP synthase — MTTNYIFVTGGVVSSLGKGIAAASLAAILEARGLNVTIMKLDPYINVDPGTMSPTQHGEVFVTEDGAETDLDLGHYERFIRTKMTRRNNFTTGRIYSEVLRKERRGDYLGATIQVIPHITNAIKERIIEGGEGHDVVLVEIGGTVGDIESLPFLEAIRQMAVDVGREHTLYMHLTLVPYLAAAGEVKTKPTQHSVKELLSIGIQPDVLICRSDRAVPANERAKIALFCNVPEKAVISLKDVDSIYKIPGLLKSQGLDDYICKRFSLTCPEANLAEWEQVLYEESNPGGEVTIGMIGKYVELPDAYKSVIEALKHGGLKNRLTVNIKLIDSQDVETRGEEMLKGLDAILIPGGFGYRGVEGKVLAARYAREHNIPYLGICLGMQVALMEFARNVAGMENANSTEFVPDCKYPVVALITEWRDEDGNVEVRTEESDLGGTMRVGGQQCHLTEGSLVRQMYGEPTIVERHRHRYEVNNMLLKQIEAAGLRVAGRSADNKLVEIIELPNHPWFVACQFHPEFTSTPRDGHPLFAGFVKAAGEYQKRQVK, encoded by the coding sequence ATGACAACTAATTATATTTTTGTGACCGGCGGGGTTGTATCCTCTCTGGGTAAAGGCATTGCCGCAGCCTCTCTGGCGGCTATACTTGAAGCCCGTGGCCTCAACGTAACCATCATGAAACTGGACCCGTATATCAACGTGGATCCAGGCACCATGAGCCCGACACAACACGGGGAGGTTTTTGTCACCGAAGATGGTGCTGAGACCGATCTGGATTTAGGGCACTATGAGCGCTTCATTCGCACCAAAATGACCCGTCGTAATAACTTCACCACGGGCCGTATCTATTCCGAAGTCCTGCGTAAAGAACGTCGTGGCGACTATCTCGGCGCAACCATTCAAGTTATTCCGCATATCACCAATGCTATCAAAGAGCGCATCATCGAAGGCGGCGAAGGCCATGATGTTGTCTTAGTTGAAATTGGTGGTACGGTCGGGGATATCGAGTCTCTGCCATTCTTGGAAGCGATTCGTCAGATGGCGGTTGATGTTGGCCGCGAGCATACACTTTACATGCACCTGACGTTAGTTCCTTATCTGGCTGCGGCCGGTGAAGTGAAAACTAAGCCGACTCAACATTCGGTAAAAGAACTGCTTTCGATTGGTATTCAGCCAGATGTGCTGATTTGCCGTTCTGATCGCGCAGTTCCTGCTAATGAACGCGCTAAAATTGCGTTGTTCTGTAATGTGCCAGAGAAAGCCGTTATCTCCCTAAAAGATGTTGATTCCATTTATAAAATCCCAGGGCTATTGAAATCACAGGGCCTTGACGATTATATTTGTAAACGATTCAGCTTAACTTGTCCTGAAGCAAATCTTGCCGAGTGGGAACAGGTATTATACGAAGAATCAAATCCAGGTGGGGAAGTCACCATCGGGATGATCGGCAAATATGTAGAATTGCCGGATGCCTATAAATCGGTGATTGAAGCCTTGAAACACGGCGGGCTGAAAAATCGCCTCACGGTGAACATTAAGCTGATTGATTCGCAGGATGTTGAGACACGTGGCGAAGAGATGCTAAAAGGGCTGGATGCGATCCTTATTCCGGGTGGTTTTGGCTACCGCGGTGTAGAAGGCAAAGTTTTGGCGGCACGTTATGCACGTGAGCACAATATTCCTTACCTGGGCATTTGCTTGGGGATGCAAGTTGCACTGATGGAGTTTGCCCGCAATGTTGCGGGGATGGAAAACGCGAACTCTACAGAATTTGTGCCAGACTGTAAGTATCCGGTGGTTGCGTTAATCACCGAATGGCGTGATGAAGACGGCAACGTTGAAGTCCGTACGGAAGAAAGCGATTTGGGCGGTACTATGCGTGTGGGGGGGCAGCAATGTCACCTGACCGAAGGTAGCTTGGTACGTCAGATGTATGGCGAACCGACCATCGTTGAGCGCCATCGTCACCGCTATGAAGTCAACAACATGTTGTTGAAGCAGATTGAAGCTGCCGGCCTGCGCGTTGCTGGGCGCTCTGCGGATAACAAACTGGTGGAGATTATCGAGTTGCCAAACCATCCGTGGTTTGTCGCTTGCCAGTTCCATCCAGAATTTACTTCGACGCCACGTGATGGTCACCCGTTGTTCGCCGGCTTTGTGAAAGCGGCTGGTGAGTATCAGAAGCGCCAGGTGAAATAA
- the mazG gene encoding nucleoside triphosphate pyrophosphohydrolase, whose translation MNTNQPATDTTALALQRLLDIMRTLRDPEQGCPWDRKQTFDTIAPYTLEETYEVLDAIQRKDFDDLRDELGDLLFQVVFYAQMGQEQGLFAFDDVCHAISDKLVRRHPHVFPDEPQHASEANMGSEAALAGWESRKAEERAEKALYSALDDIPDALPALMKAHKIQKRCASVGFDWDTLGPVLDKVYEEIDEVMFEARQAVVDEDKLGEEIGDLLFATVNLSRHLGHKAENALQAANRKFERRFRQVEQIVTASGRTMETATLDEMEAAWQQVKKQETEM comes from the coding sequence ATGAATACGAATCAGCCTGCAACTGACACCACCGCACTCGCCTTGCAACGTTTGTTGGATATTATGCGCACCTTGCGTGATCCGGAACAAGGTTGTCCGTGGGACCGTAAACAGACGTTTGATACGATCGCCCCTTATACGTTGGAAGAAACTTACGAAGTGCTTGACGCGATTCAGCGCAAGGATTTTGATGACTTACGTGATGAACTGGGCGATTTGCTGTTCCAAGTGGTGTTTTATGCCCAAATGGGGCAGGAGCAGGGGCTGTTTGCCTTTGACGATGTCTGCCATGCCATCAGCGATAAATTAGTGCGTCGCCATCCCCATGTGTTCCCCGATGAACCGCAGCACGCATCAGAAGCAAACATGGGCAGTGAGGCCGCGTTGGCAGGTTGGGAATCCCGTAAAGCGGAAGAACGAGCGGAGAAAGCGTTGTATTCGGCCTTGGATGATATTCCTGATGCGCTGCCGGCTTTAATGAAAGCACATAAAATTCAGAAACGCTGTGCGTCGGTGGGTTTTGATTGGGATACATTGGGGCCGGTGCTAGACAAAGTTTACGAAGAGATCGATGAAGTGATGTTCGAGGCGCGTCAAGCTGTGGTCGATGAAGATAAACTGGGTGAAGAGATCGGTGATTTGCTGTTTGCCACAGTGAACTTGTCTCGCCATCTAGGCCACAAAGCTGAAAATGCCCTGCAAGCCGCTAATCGAAAGTTTGAACGGCGTTTTCGTCAAGTAGAACAAATCGTTACCGCATCAGGCCGGACCATGGAAACGGCCACACTTGATGAAATGGAAGCCGCTTGGCAGCAAGTTAAAAAGCAAGAAACTGAAATGTAA
- the relA gene encoding GTP diphosphokinase, translated as MVAVRSAHLNPAGEFALDDWIASLGLPNPQSCERLAETWRYCEQQTQNHPNASLLLWRGLEMVEILSTLSMDNDSMRAALLFPLVDANVVDEATLTEQFGKGITYLVHGVRDMDAIRQLKATHNDSMSSEQVDNVRRMLLAMVEDFRCVVIKLAERIAHLREVKDAPEDERVLAAKECSNIYAPLANRLGIGQIKWELEDFCFRYLHPDEYKQIAKLLHERRIDREQFIDDFVASLRQAMADEGIKAEIYGRPKHIYSIWRKMQKKSLAFDELFDVRAVRVVVERLQDCYAALGIVHTHFRHLPDEFDDYVANPKPNGYQSIHTVVLGPRGKTLEIQIRTRQMHEDAELGVAAHWKYKEGAVAAGRSGYEGRIAWLRKLIAWQEEMADSGEMLDEVRSQVFDDRVYVFTPKGDVIDLPAGSTPLDFAYHIHSDVGHRCIGAKISGRIVPFTYQLQMGDQIEIITQKQPNPSRDWLNPNLGYVTTSRGRSKIHNWFRKQDRDKNILAGRQMLDDELEHMDISLKEAEKLLVPRYNMNSMDEVLAAIGVGDIRLNQMVNFLQGKLNKPTAEEADLEALRHLNNKTPPPPRNASKDSGRIVVEGVGNLMHHIARCCQPIPGDEIVGFITQGRGISIHRADCEQLAELQSHAPERIVDAVWGESYSSGYSLVVRVTANDRSGLLRDITTILANEKVNVLGVASRSDTKKMVATIDMDIEIYNLQVLGRVLAKLNQLPDVIDARRLHGN; from the coding sequence ATGGTTGCGGTACGAAGTGCACATTTGAATCCCGCGGGCGAGTTTGCGCTCGACGATTGGATTGCCAGTTTGGGGCTTCCCAATCCGCAGTCATGTGAGCGATTAGCCGAAACCTGGCGTTACTGTGAACAACAGACGCAAAACCATCCCAATGCTTCGCTATTGCTGTGGCGTGGCCTTGAAATGGTTGAAATTCTATCCACGCTGAGTATGGATAATGACAGCATGCGCGCGGCGCTACTGTTCCCGCTGGTGGATGCCAATGTGGTTGATGAAGCTACATTGACCGAACAGTTCGGTAAAGGTATTACCTATCTGGTGCATGGTGTGCGTGATATGGACGCCATTCGTCAGTTAAAAGCCACCCATAATGACTCCATGAGCTCTGAGCAAGTCGATAACGTGCGCCGCATGTTACTGGCGATGGTGGAGGATTTTCGCTGTGTGGTCATCAAACTAGCCGAACGCATCGCGCATCTGCGTGAAGTAAAAGATGCACCTGAAGATGAACGGGTGTTGGCGGCTAAAGAGTGTTCCAATATTTATGCCCCGTTAGCAAACCGCTTGGGGATTGGCCAGATCAAGTGGGAGTTAGAAGACTTTTGCTTCCGTTATCTGCACCCCGATGAATATAAGCAAATCGCTAAATTACTCCACGAGCGCCGTATCGATCGTGAACAATTTATTGATGATTTCGTCGCGTCATTGCGCCAAGCGATGGCGGATGAAGGCATCAAAGCTGAGATTTATGGCCGTCCTAAGCACATCTACAGCATTTGGCGCAAAATGCAGAAAAAATCACTCGCGTTTGATGAGTTGTTTGATGTGCGTGCCGTGCGAGTGGTGGTCGAGCGTTTACAGGATTGTTATGCCGCGTTGGGGATTGTGCATACCCATTTTCGTCATTTGCCAGACGAATTTGATGATTATGTCGCTAACCCTAAACCTAATGGCTATCAGTCGATTCACACGGTTGTGCTCGGGCCACGCGGTAAAACGCTTGAAATTCAAATTCGTACCCGCCAAATGCATGAAGATGCTGAGCTGGGGGTCGCTGCGCACTGGAAATATAAAGAAGGCGCAGTTGCGGCAGGTCGCTCTGGTTATGAAGGGCGCATTGCTTGGTTACGTAAGCTGATTGCTTGGCAAGAAGAGATGGCCGATTCCGGCGAAATGCTGGATGAAGTACGCAGTCAGGTCTTCGACGACCGCGTCTATGTGTTTACCCCGAAAGGTGATGTCATTGATTTGCCAGCCGGTTCAACACCGCTGGACTTTGCCTATCATATCCACAGTGACGTGGGGCATCGGTGTATCGGCGCGAAAATCAGTGGGCGCATCGTTCCCTTTACCTACCAGTTGCAGATGGGTGATCAAATTGAAATCATCACTCAGAAACAGCCAAACCCAAGTCGTGATTGGTTGAATCCGAATCTTGGTTACGTCACCACTAGCCGTGGGCGTTCCAAGATACATAACTGGTTCCGAAAACAAGACCGAGATAAGAATATCCTTGCTGGCCGGCAGATGCTCGATGACGAACTCGAGCATATGGATATCAGCCTAAAAGAGGCTGAGAAGCTACTGGTACCGCGCTATAACATGAATTCTATGGATGAAGTGTTAGCGGCTATTGGTGTCGGTGATATTCGTTTGAATCAGATGGTGAACTTCCTGCAAGGGAAACTGAATAAGCCGACAGCAGAAGAGGCTGATTTAGAAGCGCTACGCCATCTGAACAACAAAACGCCACCGCCGCCGCGTAATGCCAGTAAAGACAGCGGGCGGATTGTGGTCGAAGGTGTCGGCAACCTGATGCACCACATCGCTCGTTGCTGCCAGCCGATCCCCGGTGATGAGATTGTCGGTTTTATCACGCAGGGAAGGGGGATATCTATCCACCGCGCAGACTGTGAACAGTTGGCTGAATTACAATCTCATGCGCCTGAGCGAATTGTCGATGCGGTTTGGGGAGAGAGTTATTCCAGCGGCTATTCACTTGTCGTGCGTGTAACCGCCAATGACCGCAGCGGCTTGCTCCGCGACATCACCACTATTTTGGCGAATGAAAAAGTTAATGTGTTGGGTGTTGCCAGCCGTAGCGATACCAAAAAGATGGTGGCAACCATTGATATGGATATCGAGATCTATAACTTGCAAGTGCTCGGGCGAGTATTGGCAAAGCTCAATCAGCTACCTGATGTGATAGATGCCCGCCGTCTTCACGGCAATTAG
- the rlmD gene encoding 23S rRNA (uracil(1939)-C(5))-methyltransferase RlmD has product MAQFYSPNRRVTTRQTITVTVNSLDPFGQGVARHQGKAIFIPGALPGEQAEIELFEQKRQYSRGKLKRLLNQSSERVTPPCPHFAICGGCQQQHASCQLQQSSKADSLKRLMMQVTHINPVLDPVICGPDYGYRRRARLGLVYQPKQQRLQMGFRQTESHDLVNITRCPVLRPELERLLQPLHQCLSALQAVQRLGHVELVLADNGPLLVLRHLDTLKEVDRTALADFAQRERVTLYLAGDSENLDKLFGEEPYYQIDGLRLAFHPRDFIQVNDAVNQQMVAQAVAWLDVQPDERVLDLFCGMGNFTLPLAKRAREVVGVEGVAALVANGQYNARYNVLPNVSFFHENLESDIRCQPWAAQGFDKVLLDPARAGAAGVMSHIVKLAPKRVVYVSCNPTTLARDSQVLLAAGYRLAQVRMLDMFPHTGHLESMALFIQASGVAK; this is encoded by the coding sequence ATGGCGCAATTCTACTCTCCAAACCGACGTGTGACGACCCGACAAACGATAACTGTGACAGTAAACTCGCTCGACCCCTTTGGTCAGGGTGTTGCGCGCCACCAAGGCAAAGCTATTTTTATCCCAGGTGCATTACCGGGGGAACAAGCGGAAATTGAGCTATTCGAGCAGAAACGCCAGTATAGCCGTGGCAAACTTAAACGTTTGCTGAACCAAAGCAGCGAAAGGGTCACGCCTCCTTGCCCTCACTTTGCAATTTGTGGAGGCTGTCAGCAGCAACACGCCAGTTGCCAGCTACAACAAAGTAGCAAAGCCGACTCCCTAAAACGTCTGATGATGCAAGTCACGCATATCAACCCTGTACTCGATCCAGTGATCTGCGGACCTGACTACGGCTATCGGCGACGAGCGAGATTAGGACTCGTCTATCAGCCAAAACAGCAGCGATTGCAAATGGGATTTCGTCAAACGGAGTCTCATGATTTGGTTAACATTACGCGCTGTCCGGTGCTACGGCCTGAATTGGAGCGACTGCTACAGCCCCTTCACCAGTGTTTGTCAGCTTTGCAGGCCGTGCAGCGATTAGGGCATGTGGAACTGGTGTTGGCAGATAACGGTCCATTGCTGGTTCTACGTCACCTTGATACCCTAAAAGAGGTAGATCGTACCGCGTTAGCCGATTTTGCCCAACGAGAGCGGGTGACCCTATATTTGGCTGGCGATAGTGAGAATTTAGATAAACTCTTTGGTGAGGAACCCTATTACCAAATCGACGGTCTACGCTTAGCATTCCATCCGCGGGATTTTATTCAGGTCAATGATGCGGTCAACCAGCAAATGGTGGCTCAGGCTGTGGCATGGCTTGATGTGCAGCCAGATGAACGAGTGTTGGATTTGTTTTGTGGTATGGGTAATTTTACGTTGCCGCTGGCAAAACGCGCACGTGAAGTGGTTGGGGTGGAAGGAGTTGCGGCGTTAGTGGCGAATGGGCAGTATAATGCGCGATATAATGTTTTGCCCAATGTGTCATTTTTCCATGAAAATCTCGAATCTGATATTCGATGCCAGCCTTGGGCGGCACAAGGGTTCGATAAAGTATTATTAGACCCTGCGCGCGCTGGTGCTGCTGGGGTCATGTCACATATAGTTAAACTGGCGCCAAAGCGAGTGGTGTATGTTTCGTGTAATCCCACTACGCTGGCACGGGATAGTCAGGTGTTATTAGCCGCCGGTTACCGTCTTGCCCAGGTGCGAATGTTAGATATGTTTCCCCACACCGGGCATCTTGAATCTATGGCGCTGTTCATACAGGCGTCAGGGGTCGCAAAGTAG
- the barA gene encoding two-component sensor histidine kinase BarA, with protein sequence MTKYSLRARMMILILAPTLLLGLLLSTSFMVNRYNELQNQIVNAGTNIIEPLAVASEYGMAFRNRDTIRQLINLFHRRHSNIVRSISVFDADNNLFVTSNYNYNSSQLRLPQGESIPRSLMLSYHGDSLLMRMPIVSEANLSSDRESDSDITSRPLGYIAIDLDLQSVRLQQYKEIFVSTLLLLFCMCVAILFAYRLMRDVTGPIRNMVNAVDRIRRGQLDSRVEGHMLGELNILKNGINSMAMSLAAYHEEMQQNIDQATSDLRETLEQMEIQNVELGLANKRAQEAARIKSEFLANMSHELRTPLNGVIGFTRQTLKTSLTPTQTDYLQTIQRSANNLLCIINDVLDFSKLEAEKLILEHIPFSLRGTIDEVIILLTHTAHEKGLELTLHINNDVPEQVIGDAMRLQQIVTNLLGNAIKFTEQGNIDILVAVKTKTAQQVILVVEIHDTGIGISESQQAQLFQAFRQADASISRRHGGTGLGLVITERLVKEMGGDISFYSQVDKGSTFRFQIPLDLNETISYRLPDMSFLEGKTLAYIERNSAAARATLDILSITPLQITHSLTLAQLPVQHYDFLLVGVPIPFRNNMAVHQDKLIAALKISERVILALPSQSQVEAEQLKLIGAKACLIKPMSSNRLIPLLLSEESISESPVIDQAEKPLKLPFKVMAVDDNPANLKLIGTLLEEQVTETVLCDSGAKAIAYARENTLDIILMDIQMPEIDGIRASEIIHQMSHHLDTPIIAVTAHAVRGQQEQLLKLGMADYLAKPIDEARLLQALSRFLHPSTPPLTIENDMRPLAPHEYAGAIDWPLAVRQAANKEALAKDLLTMLLDFMPQVTEHVQAILAGANDEDILNLIHKFHGSCACSGVPRLRQLCMTIEQQLRQQTDLQDLQPEWLELIDEIENVRHAAKSYLGAS encoded by the coding sequence ATGACCAAATACAGTCTCCGCGCGCGCATGATGATTTTAATCTTAGCCCCCACGCTGCTTCTTGGGCTGTTACTCAGTACATCGTTTATGGTAAACCGCTATAATGAGCTGCAAAACCAAATAGTTAACGCTGGCACAAATATTATAGAGCCACTGGCAGTGGCCAGTGAATACGGAATGGCCTTCCGTAACCGTGACACCATTCGTCAGTTAATTAATCTATTCCATCGCCGTCATTCTAATATTGTTCGGTCAATTTCCGTTTTCGACGCAGATAATAATCTTTTTGTCACATCTAACTATAATTACAATTCCTCACAATTAAGATTACCTCAAGGTGAGTCCATCCCTCGTTCACTGATGCTTTCCTACCATGGTGACTCGCTCCTTATGCGTATGCCCATTGTCTCTGAAGCTAACTTATCCAGTGATAGAGAATCAGATTCAGACATCACCAGTCGGCCACTAGGCTATATTGCCATCGATCTGGATCTGCAATCCGTCCGTTTGCAGCAATATAAAGAGATCTTTGTTTCGACCCTGCTATTGCTGTTCTGCATGTGTGTCGCCATCTTGTTTGCCTATCGTCTGATGCGCGATGTCACTGGCCCAATTCGCAACATGGTGAATGCCGTTGACCGTATTCGTCGCGGTCAATTAGATAGCCGAGTTGAAGGGCATATGTTGGGTGAGCTGAATATTCTGAAAAATGGTATCAATTCGATGGCGATGTCACTGGCGGCTTATCACGAAGAGATGCAGCAAAATATCGATCAGGCCACATCAGATCTGCGTGAAACATTGGAGCAGATGGAGATACAAAACGTCGAATTGGGATTGGCGAATAAGCGTGCTCAGGAAGCTGCGCGAATTAAATCTGAGTTTCTCGCGAACATGTCCCACGAGCTTCGTACTCCACTCAATGGGGTGATTGGCTTTACTCGCCAAACACTGAAAACCTCACTCACGCCAACGCAAACCGACTATTTACAGACGATCCAGCGCTCAGCCAATAACCTGTTATGCATCATTAATGACGTGCTGGACTTCTCCAAACTGGAAGCTGAGAAATTAATTCTGGAACACATCCCCTTCTCACTGCGCGGCACGATAGACGAAGTGATCATTTTGCTGACGCACACGGCACATGAGAAAGGTTTGGAACTGACGCTACACATTAATAATGATGTACCAGAGCAAGTGATCGGGGATGCGATGCGTTTGCAGCAAATTGTCACGAACTTGCTTGGAAATGCGATTAAGTTCACCGAACAGGGCAACATTGATATTCTGGTTGCCGTGAAGACAAAAACAGCACAACAAGTCATCCTGGTGGTAGAGATTCACGATACTGGCATCGGTATTTCTGAATCGCAGCAAGCTCAGTTATTCCAAGCATTTCGCCAAGCGGATGCCAGTATTTCACGCCGTCATGGTGGTACTGGGCTTGGTTTGGTCATTACCGAAAGGCTAGTCAAAGAGATGGGGGGTGACATCAGCTTCTACAGTCAGGTGGATAAGGGGTCAACGTTTAGATTCCAGATCCCTTTGGATCTGAACGAAACTATTTCTTATCGTCTTCCTGACATGTCGTTTTTAGAGGGGAAAACACTCGCCTATATTGAGCGCAATAGCGCTGCAGCAAGGGCTACACTGGATATTCTCAGTATCACACCTTTGCAGATCACTCATAGCCTGACTTTAGCGCAATTACCTGTTCAGCATTATGATTTTCTGCTCGTCGGCGTCCCTATTCCGTTCCGCAATAATATGGCAGTCCATCAGGATAAATTGATTGCGGCGTTGAAAATCTCAGAACGCGTGATTCTGGCGCTACCGAGTCAGTCACAAGTGGAGGCCGAGCAACTCAAGTTGATAGGTGCTAAAGCATGCCTCATCAAGCCAATGTCATCTAATCGACTGATTCCTTTATTGTTATCGGAAGAATCAATCAGCGAGTCACCGGTTATCGATCAAGCAGAAAAACCGCTAAAACTCCCCTTCAAAGTGATGGCTGTTGATGACAACCCCGCAAATCTGAAATTAATTGGTACGCTGCTAGAAGAGCAAGTCACGGAAACAGTGCTCTGTGACAGCGGTGCGAAAGCCATTGCCTACGCAAGAGAAAATACCTTGGATATCATCTTAATGGATATTCAAATGCCAGAAATTGATGGCATCCGTGCCAGTGAAATCATTCATCAAATGTCCCACCATCTGGACACACCGATCATTGCCGTCACTGCACATGCGGTGAGAGGGCAACAAGAGCAATTACTAAAATTAGGCATGGCTGATTATTTGGCAAAACCGATTGATGAAGCTCGGCTGTTACAAGCACTTTCTCGCTTTCTGCACCCTAGCACCCCACCGCTGACGATAGAAAACGATATGCGCCCACTCGCACCGCATGAGTATGCAGGCGCAATAGATTGGCCTTTGGCCGTGAGGCAAGCAGCAAATAAAGAAGCACTCGCTAAAGATCTGCTCACCATGTTGTTAGATTTTATGCCGCAAGTCACTGAGCACGTACAGGCTATTTTAGCGGGGGCGAATGATGAGGATATCCTGAATCTGATTCATAAGTTCCATGGTAGTTGCGCTTGTAGCGGCGTGCCACGGCTCAGGCAGCTTTGCATGACAATTGAGCAGCAGTTGCGCCAACAAACCGACCTACAGGATCTGCAACCGGAATGGCTTGAATTGATCGATGAGATAGAAAATGTTCGCCATGCCGCCAAAAGTTACTTAGGGGCTTCGTAA